From the genome of Acropora palmata chromosome 4, jaAcrPala1.3, whole genome shotgun sequence, one region includes:
- the LOC141879699 gene encoding major facilitator superfamily domain-containing protein 12-like isoform X2, whose product MASSRDITAASTASNSDVEDISENTTPSIRNRIACRTGVVLNNLTLSVWYSYALLFLQNVAGLSPTSVGILFFVSQILMALTLIVIYLGYDKQLWKLFTAYGIQKARHVVSSAGILFAWPFAFTPCLLCGDGRSNLALGMYYLIPVVLLSVCWELAELSFSSLRKEIREGNDSEISRSITRVCKVCLYIVLWFLLQESKETSVNSNIKEQFAYLVLILLPVGFAFVFAFHLTVLEPRVQIERTRETNEREQLEEGAPSASAKLPRLDGSLGLNWIQWLKEPLLYKVGSVGVFSNVAFRLVQCYLPLYLTETLKLRKESVAFFPLIIVITRVVVELFCKRGIYKVKIRVIIVCTTTAIFGTSLWYYLHTEERTSLVYAPTVIFASMSSLLPMVTPTLYQELTGNEKETSSFVHGVFECSERAILGVIVFTIQMFYPDSTKSSSVGEFLRITFPAVLGTTIVIPLVVATAFMTSNDSHEGMDMRSNDQVTAATSPGMENGPNLPLMNCFVDRLVSSERSTPAVDIEQGEGQRRTGRDYAELQGSSPTATPSDVEQEGNHFHSQRDQAVPSDTPSEETQSHSEREQEIQEVKKALDELHRLPSTDL is encoded by the exons ATGGCCAGTTCTCGTGACATCACAGCAGCATCAACTGCGAGTAACAGTGATGTTGAAGACATCAGTGAAAATACCACACCGTCCATAAGGAACCGCATCGCATGCAGAACAGGTGTTGTGCTCAACAACTTGACTTTGAGCGTTTGGTACAGCTATGCACTTCTCTTTCTCCAAAATGTAGCTGGACTTTCTCCGACAAGTGTCGGTATCTTATTTTTCGTTTCTCAGATTCTCATGGCCTTAACTTTGATCGTTATTTACCTCGGCTACGACAAACAATTGTGGAAGTTGTTCACCGCGTATGGAATTCAAAAGGCTCGACATGTTGTTAGTTCGGCAGGCATACTTTTCGCTTGGCCATTTGCCTTCACTCCGTGTTTGCTTTGTGGAGATGGTCGATCAAATTTAGCCTTGGGAATGTACTATCTGATTCCGGTGGTTTTACTGTCAGTCTGTTGGGAGCTGGCTGAATTAAGCTTCTCTTCGCTGAGGAAAGAAATACGAGAAGGAAATGATTCCGAAATATCAAG GTCCATCACTCGTGTGTGCAAGGTATGCTTGTATATAGTGCTGTGGTTTTTACTGCAAGAGAGCAAAGAAACTAGCGTCAATTCAAACATCAAAGAGCAATTTGCG TATCTAGTTCTCATCCTCCTCCCGGTTGGTTTCGCCTTCGTGTTTGCATTTCACCTGACAGTCCTGGAACCCAGAGTTCAGATTGAAAGGACCAGAGAAACCAATGAAAGAGAACAACTTGAGGAAG GTGCTCCATCAGCAAGTGCAAAGCTGCCCCGATTGGACGGAAGTCTGGGGTTAAATTGGATCCAATGGCTTAAAGAACCTCTGCTATACAAG GTTGGTTCAGTTGGTGTTTTCTCAAACGTTGCTTTTCGGCTAGTGCAATGTTACCTGCCATTGTACCTCACTGAAACTCTAAAGTTACGCAAA gagTCAGTGGCCTTCTTTCCTTTGATAATTGTTATTACTCGCGTCGTGGTGGAATTGTTCTGTAAAAGAGGCATTTACAAAGTCAAAATAAGG GTGATAATAGTTTGCACTACTACTGCCATATTTGGCACGTCGTTGTGGTACTACTTGCATACAGAAGAGCGTACCTCTCTTGTTTACGCCCCCACGGTCATATTTGCTAGCATGTCTTCGCTACTCCCCATGGTAACACCAACATTATATCAAGAACTGACGGGAAACGAAAAG GAAACCTCCAGCTTTGTTCACGGCGTATTTGAATGTTCAGAGAGAGCTATTCTTGGAGTGATTGTTTTCACGATTCAAATGTTTTACCCGGACAGCACAAAAAG CAGTTCAGTTGGTGAGTTCTTAAGAATCACCTTTCCAGCTGTTTTGGGGACTACGATTGTTATTCCATTGGTTGTTGCTACAGCATTCATGACTTCGAATGACTCACATGAAG GTATGGACATGCGTAGCAATGATCAGGTTACAGCCGCGACAAGTCCTGGAATGGAAAACGGACCCAATCTCCCACTGATGAACTGTTTTGTTGACCGCCTGG TTTCATCTGAACGATCAACTCCTGCAGTGGATATTGAACAAGGCGAAGGACAAAGAAGAACTGGCCGCGACTACGCAGAATTGCAAG GTTCGTCACCAACAGCTACTCCTTCGGATGTTGAACAAGAAGGCAACCATTTTCATAGCCAGAGAGATCAAG CTGTTCCTTCAGATACCCCTTCTGAGGAAACACAAAGTCACAGTGAACGAGAACAAG aaATACAAGAAGTTAAAAAAGCTCTTGATGAACTCCACCGACTCCCTTCAACAGATTTGTGA
- the LOC141879699 gene encoding major facilitator superfamily domain-containing protein 12-like isoform X1, with amino-acid sequence MASSRDITAASTASNSDVEDISENTTPSIRNRIACRTGVVLNNLTLSVWYSYALLFLQNVAGLSPTSVGILFFVSQILMALTLIVIYLGYDKQLWKLFTAYGIQKARHVVSSAGILFAWPFAFTPCLLCGDGRSNLALGMYYLIPVVLLSVCWELAELSFSSLRKEIREGNDSEISRSITRVCKVCLYIVLWFLLQESKETSVNSNIKEQFAYLVLILLPVGFAFVFAFHLTVLEPRVQIERTRETNEREQLEEGAPSASAKLPRLDGSLGLNWIQWLKEPLLYKVGSVGVFSNVAFRLVQCYLPLYLTETLKLRKESVAFFPLIIVITRVVVELFCKRGIYKVKIRVIIVCTTTAIFGTSLWYYLHTEERTSLVYAPTVIFASMSSLLPMVTPTLYQELTGNEKETSSFVHGVFECSERAILGVIVFTIQMFYPDSTKSSSVGEFLRITFPAVLGTTIVIPLVVATAFMTSNDSHEGMDMRSNDQVTAATSPGMENGPNLPLMNCFVDRLVSSERSTPAVDIEQGEGQRRTGRDYAELQGSSPTATPSDVEQEGNHFHSQRDQVSASTAVPSDTPSEETQSHSEREQEIQEVKKALDELHRLPSTDL; translated from the exons ATGGCCAGTTCTCGTGACATCACAGCAGCATCAACTGCGAGTAACAGTGATGTTGAAGACATCAGTGAAAATACCACACCGTCCATAAGGAACCGCATCGCATGCAGAACAGGTGTTGTGCTCAACAACTTGACTTTGAGCGTTTGGTACAGCTATGCACTTCTCTTTCTCCAAAATGTAGCTGGACTTTCTCCGACAAGTGTCGGTATCTTATTTTTCGTTTCTCAGATTCTCATGGCCTTAACTTTGATCGTTATTTACCTCGGCTACGACAAACAATTGTGGAAGTTGTTCACCGCGTATGGAATTCAAAAGGCTCGACATGTTGTTAGTTCGGCAGGCATACTTTTCGCTTGGCCATTTGCCTTCACTCCGTGTTTGCTTTGTGGAGATGGTCGATCAAATTTAGCCTTGGGAATGTACTATCTGATTCCGGTGGTTTTACTGTCAGTCTGTTGGGAGCTGGCTGAATTAAGCTTCTCTTCGCTGAGGAAAGAAATACGAGAAGGAAATGATTCCGAAATATCAAG GTCCATCACTCGTGTGTGCAAGGTATGCTTGTATATAGTGCTGTGGTTTTTACTGCAAGAGAGCAAAGAAACTAGCGTCAATTCAAACATCAAAGAGCAATTTGCG TATCTAGTTCTCATCCTCCTCCCGGTTGGTTTCGCCTTCGTGTTTGCATTTCACCTGACAGTCCTGGAACCCAGAGTTCAGATTGAAAGGACCAGAGAAACCAATGAAAGAGAACAACTTGAGGAAG GTGCTCCATCAGCAAGTGCAAAGCTGCCCCGATTGGACGGAAGTCTGGGGTTAAATTGGATCCAATGGCTTAAAGAACCTCTGCTATACAAG GTTGGTTCAGTTGGTGTTTTCTCAAACGTTGCTTTTCGGCTAGTGCAATGTTACCTGCCATTGTACCTCACTGAAACTCTAAAGTTACGCAAA gagTCAGTGGCCTTCTTTCCTTTGATAATTGTTATTACTCGCGTCGTGGTGGAATTGTTCTGTAAAAGAGGCATTTACAAAGTCAAAATAAGG GTGATAATAGTTTGCACTACTACTGCCATATTTGGCACGTCGTTGTGGTACTACTTGCATACAGAAGAGCGTACCTCTCTTGTTTACGCCCCCACGGTCATATTTGCTAGCATGTCTTCGCTACTCCCCATGGTAACACCAACATTATATCAAGAACTGACGGGAAACGAAAAG GAAACCTCCAGCTTTGTTCACGGCGTATTTGAATGTTCAGAGAGAGCTATTCTTGGAGTGATTGTTTTCACGATTCAAATGTTTTACCCGGACAGCACAAAAAG CAGTTCAGTTGGTGAGTTCTTAAGAATCACCTTTCCAGCTGTTTTGGGGACTACGATTGTTATTCCATTGGTTGTTGCTACAGCATTCATGACTTCGAATGACTCACATGAAG GTATGGACATGCGTAGCAATGATCAGGTTACAGCCGCGACAAGTCCTGGAATGGAAAACGGACCCAATCTCCCACTGATGAACTGTTTTGTTGACCGCCTGG TTTCATCTGAACGATCAACTCCTGCAGTGGATATTGAACAAGGCGAAGGACAAAGAAGAACTGGCCGCGACTACGCAGAATTGCAAG GTTCGTCACCAACAGCTACTCCTTCGGATGTTGAACAAGAAGGCAACCATTTTCATAGCCAGAGAGATCAAG tCTCTGCATCGACAGCTGTTCCTTCAGATACCCCTTCTGAGGAAACACAAAGTCACAGTGAACGAGAACAAG aaATACAAGAAGTTAAAAAAGCTCTTGATGAACTCCACCGACTCCCTTCAACAGATTTGTGA